GTGGATCCGCGGTCTGGAGGCACTGCGCAAGCCCCTATTGCATCTGCACACCCAGGCCAACGAGGCCCTGCCGTGGGACACCATCGACATGGACTTCATGAACCTCAACCAGGCCGCCCACGGCGACCGGGAGTTCGGGTACATCCTCACCCGGCTCGGGATTGCCCGCACCACCGTGGTCGGTTACGCCGGTCATCACGACGTCACCGGACGCATCGGCATCTGGGCGCGCGCCGCAGCCGGCTGGGATGCCGCGCAGCATCTGAGTCTGGCTCGATTCGGCGACAACATGCGCTATGTCGCGGTCACCGAAGGCGACAAGACCGAGGCGGAGATCCGCTTCGGCGCTTCGGTCAACACCTGGGGCATCAATGATCTGGCGCAGGCCATCGCGCAGGTCACCGACGCTCAGATCGACGAGCTGATCACCGAGTATCTTGCGAGCTACGATGTAGCACCTGAGTTGCTGCCTGATGGTGCCCGGCATGAGTCGCTGCGCTACGCCGCGTCCCAGGAGGTGGCGTTGCGGACGCTGTTGGAGTCGATCGGCGCGACTGCCTTCACCGACACCTTCGAGGATCTGGGTGCGCTGCGCCAGCTGCCCGGACTGGCCGTACAACGGCTGATGACCGAGGGCTACGGCTTCGGCGCCGAGGGCGACTGGAAAACCGCCGTCCTGGTACGCATCGCCAAGGTGATGGGCTACGGGCTGCCCGGCGGTGCAAGCCTGATGGAGGATTACTGCTACAACTTCGTCCCCGGCGAGCAGAAGATCCTGGGCGCGCACATGCTCGAGATCTGCCCCTCGCTGACCGATGACCGGCCGCGGCTGGAGATCCATCCGCTGGGCATCGGTGACCGTGAGGATCCGGTCCGGCTGGTCTTCGACGCCACGCCCCGACCGGGCCTGGTGGTCGCCCTCAGCGATTTGCGCGACCGGTTCAGGCTGACCGCCAACGTGGTCGAGGTCGTCGAACCCGACCAGCCGCTGCCCAACTTGCCGGTGGCCCGCGCGGTCTGGCGTCCGGCCCCCGATCTGGCGACCTCGGCATCGTGCTGGCTGGCTGCGGGCGCGGCCCATCACACCGTGATGACCACGGCCGTCCCGCTCGAGGCGTGGCACGACTTCGCCGCCATCGCCGGCGTCGAGCTCGCCGTCATCGACGAGCAGACCACGGCGAGGCGTTTCGAGGACGAACTGCGCTGGAGCGCCGTCTACTACCGCGTCTCCCAGGGCCTGTGACCCGTTACAGACGGAGCTGCGGCGTCCAAGATGAAGCGTCAACTACCAATCGCTGTGCGCTGAGGGTAGCCTTACCCGAAGGAGATCCCCCAGATCCTGACAGAGCCCATGGGCCGATCCCCGTCATCGTGTGAGTCGATCTCTATCGTCGTGGGAAAGAAGAAATGGTCACAGTAGCCAAGAACATGGTCGACACCCTCGCTGCCAGCGGGGTCGAACGGGTCTACGGGATTCCCGGCGACTCGCTGAACGGATTCACCGACGCGTTGCGCGAATCCGGCATCGAGTGGGTGCATGTCCGTCACGAGGAGGCGGCGGCCTTCGCGGCGAGCGCCGAGGCAGCCCTGACCGGCGAGCTGGCGGTCTGCGTCGGCAGTTGCGGTCCGGGCAACCTGCACCTGATCAATGGCCTGTTCGATGCGCAGCGCTCCCGCGTCCCGGTGCTGGCGATCGCCGCACACATTCCCACCTCGGAGATCGGTTCCGGATACTTCCAGGAGACCCACCCGCAAGAACTCTTCCGCGAATGCTCGGTCTACGTCGAGTACGCTGCCGACCCCATCCAGATGCCCCGGATTCTGCGCACAGCCATGCAGGCAGCGCTGGCTCAGCGCGGCGTGGCAGTGGTCGTGATCCCCGGCGATGTGGCACTGGCCGAAGCGGTGGACGACACCGTGACCGCGGTCAAGGCCTCTTCGCCGAAAGTCGTGCCTTCGGATGACGAGCTGAAGCACGCGGCCGACCTGCTGAACGATGCCAAGAAGATCACGATCCTGGCCGGTGCGGGCGCCGAGGGTGCGCACGATCAGGTGATCGCGCTGGCCGATCAGCTGGGCGCCCCGATCGTCCACACCCTGCGCAGCAAGCAGTTCATCGAGTACGACAACCCGTTCGATGTCGGCATGACCGGCCTGCTCGGTTTCGCCTCCGGCTACCGGGCCATGGAGAACTGCGACACGCTGCTCATGCTGGGCACCGACTTCCCCTATCGTCCGTTCCTGCCCGATCAGGCTCAGGTGATCCAGGTCGATCTGCGCGGCGAGCATCTCGGACGCCGGATCCCGCTCGAGCTCGGTCTGGTCGGCGATGTCGGCAACACCGTGGACGCGCTGCTACCGCTGCTCAAGCATCAGCGCAACCGCTCCCATCTGAAAGAGTCGCTGACCCACTACACCAAGACCCGCGCCAAGCTGGACGATCTGGCCACGCCGCGCAAGGACAACCAGGCCCTGCACCCGCAGTACATCGCCAAGCTGATCGACGAGGTCGCCGCCGATGACGCCGTCTTCATCCCCGATGTCGGCTCCCCGGTCATCTGGGCTGCCCGCTACCTGAAGATGAACGGCAAGCGCAAGGTGATCGGCTCGTTCATCCACGGTTCGATGGCCAACGCGCTGCCGCAGGCCGTCGGTGTGGCATCGGCCTATCCCGGACGCCAGGTGGTCGCACTGTCCGGCGATGGTGGCGTCGAGATGCTGCTCGGCGAACTGCTGACGCTGGTGCAGAACAAGCTGCCGGTGAAGGTGGTCGTCTTCAACAACTCCTCGCTGAACTTCGTCGAACTGGAGATGAAGGCCAGCGGTTTCGTGACCACGGCGACCGGCCTGGAGAATCCCGACCTGGCCGGCATCGCCCGGGCGGCCGGACTGAAGGGCTTCCATGTCGACAGCTCCGACAATCTGGAGCAGGTGCTCGCCGAGGCATTCGCCTACGACGGCCCCGCGCTGATCGATGTGGTCACCGAACGCCAGGAACTGACGATTCCGCCATCGGTCAAGCTGGAGCAGGCCAAGGGCTTCGCCCTGTACGCCATGCGAACCCTGCTGTCGGGACGCGGTGACGAACTCGTCGACCTCACCAAGGCGAACGCACGCCAGATCTTCTGATCGGTCCGGCTCAGATCCAGCCCTTGCGGCGGAACATCAGCCACATGATCAGGCTCGAACTGAACATCAGCGCGAGCGCGAAGGGGTAACCGGCCCGCCAGTTCAGCTCCGGCATGTTGATGAAGTTCATGCCGTACAGCCCGGTGATCATCGTCGGAGCGAACAGGATACCGGCCCATGCCGAGATCTTCTTCATGTCCTCGTTCTGGGCATTGGAGGCCTCGGCCAGACCCTTCATCTCCTCGTTCTGCCGCTGTGCGACCAGCGCGGCGTTGAGGGCGAGCACATCGCGCAGCGTCAGGCGGAAACCCTCGCTCTCCTCGAGAGCGCTCGCGGCGTGGTCGGCGACATCTCGCAGGTATTCCTGCAGATCCTCGGCCACCTCGTACTTGCTGAAGCCAGCCGCCAGTCCGCCGATGATCCCCCGCAGCGGACGCACCGCCTCGTGGAATTCCACGATCTCCTGGCTCAGTTCGTAGATGCGCCGGGAGACAGCCGCGCTACCGGTGAAGACCTGGTCCTCGATCTCCTCGATATCGTTGGCCAGGCCTTCGAGCACCGGTGCGTAGCCGTCCACCACGGCGTCCAGGATCGCGTAGACGATGCCCTCCGAACCGAAGGCGAGCATCTGGGGGTCCGCCTCCATCCGCCGGCGCACCACCCCCAGATCGGGTGACCGTCCGTGCCGCACGGTGATCACGAAGTTCGCCCCGGTGAAGATGTGCAGTTCGCCGAACTCGATTTCTTCGGTCGCGTCGAGGTACCGGGCCGCCCGCAGGACGACGAAGAGGGTGTCGTCGTAGCGTTCCAGCTTGCTGCGCTGGTGGGCCTGGATGGCATCCTCGACGGCCAGTTCATGCAGCCCGAACAGGTCGCCCAGCTCGATGAGATCGTCCGGGTCGGGCTGATAGAGGCCGATCCACGCCATCGCTTCGGGATTCGCCCGGAGCAGGGCTGCTGTTTCGGCCAGCGATGCCGGGCTGGCGACGCGCTCGCCGGCGATGTAGACCGCGTTGCCGGTGACGGTGCGCGGGGCCTGTTCCGGGGCGATGGGGACCTTCTTGGGAATGGTGAAGCCGTATCCGTCGCGGCGCTGGGCCGGCTCGCGGACGAAGGGACGGTCGGTGCTCATCATGGTGCTCTCGATCTGTTCCGTGACCGCGACGAACCGTCTGGAGGCCGGCAGCCAGCTGAGTGAAAGGGAATTCGGAATCAGTTCGCGGGACTAGGAGGTTCATTCGACATGCTGGAACCTCCTTTCTTCGCGGAATCACTCGTTCGCGCCGCCGTCATTATCGCACCTTGCTGCCACATCGGCAATGACTTAGGGCTTTTGTGGGGCAGTGGATAAGTCCCGGCGGACTGTGGACAGACCTCTCTGGCGACCCGGGGTTAGCCCTTACGCCCACAGCGAAATGCGCGATCGGAAACGCTTCCGGCGACACGCCGAAGAAACCTCCGCAACCTCCCCATTCGCGTGTTTTAGCTTGTCAACTCGTGCTTATCGGACGAAAACCAGCGGCCCTCGACCAGTCGGACACATCCTTGTCCACTGCCTGCTCGGCGAGTTCCACAGGCTGAGAGCGGTATCCACATGCCCTGTGGATAACTGTGGTTGACAGCGCGCTCCGGGCCTTCTAGTCTTCCGGAGCACCGCATTATCATCGGCTCTTTGGTGAGCCTACATCGCGGTGAATGCATCCACAGGGTTTCTGGTTTACTGTGGGCTAGACGGGGGAGGGACTGCATGTACGACGAGCCATCCCCCGCACCATCGGGCATCGACCGCACCCCACCACAGGACTTCGCCGCCGAACAGGGCGTGCTGGGGGCCATGCTGATGAGCAAGGACGCCATCGCCGAGGTGCTGGAGGTCATCAAACCGGCCGACTTCTACCGCCCCTCCCATGAGCTGATCTATCAGGCGATCGTCGACCTCTACGGTCACGGCGATCCGGCAGACCCCGTCACCGTCGCGGCCGAACTCGACCGGCGCGGTGAGCTCA
The Brooklawnia propionicigenes DNA segment above includes these coding regions:
- the araA gene encoding L-arabinose isomerase, yielding MKNPFEGKQIWLLTGSQGLYGEETLAQVAEQSQQVAALLNQSGDIPIEVVWRPVLTDSESILRAMLDAGSDDSVIGVIAWMHTFSPAKMWIRGLEALRKPLLHLHTQANEALPWDTIDMDFMNLNQAAHGDREFGYILTRLGIARTTVVGYAGHHDVTGRIGIWARAAAGWDAAQHLSLARFGDNMRYVAVTEGDKTEAEIRFGASVNTWGINDLAQAIAQVTDAQIDELITEYLASYDVAPELLPDGARHESLRYAASQEVALRTLLESIGATAFTDTFEDLGALRQLPGLAVQRLMTEGYGFGAEGDWKTAVLVRIAKVMGYGLPGGASLMEDYCYNFVPGEQKILGAHMLEICPSLTDDRPRLEIHPLGIGDREDPVRLVFDATPRPGLVVALSDLRDRFRLTANVVEVVEPDQPLPNLPVARAVWRPAPDLATSASCWLAAGAAHHTVMTTAVPLEAWHDFAAIAGVELAVIDEQTTARRFEDELRWSAVYYRVSQGL
- the poxB gene encoding ubiquinone-dependent pyruvate dehydrogenase translates to MVTVAKNMVDTLAASGVERVYGIPGDSLNGFTDALRESGIEWVHVRHEEAAAFAASAEAALTGELAVCVGSCGPGNLHLINGLFDAQRSRVPVLAIAAHIPTSEIGSGYFQETHPQELFRECSVYVEYAADPIQMPRILRTAMQAALAQRGVAVVVIPGDVALAEAVDDTVTAVKASSPKVVPSDDELKHAADLLNDAKKITILAGAGAEGAHDQVIALADQLGAPIVHTLRSKQFIEYDNPFDVGMTGLLGFASGYRAMENCDTLLMLGTDFPYRPFLPDQAQVIQVDLRGEHLGRRIPLELGLVGDVGNTVDALLPLLKHQRNRSHLKESLTHYTKTRAKLDDLATPRKDNQALHPQYIAKLIDEVAADDAVFIPDVGSPVIWAARYLKMNGKRKVIGSFIHGSMANALPQAVGVASAYPGRQVVALSGDGGVEMLLGELLTLVQNKLPVKVVVFNNSSLNFVELEMKASGFVTTATGLENPDLAGIARAAGLKGFHVDSSDNLEQVLAEAFAYDGPALIDVVTERQELTIPPSVKLEQAKGFALYAMRTLLSGRGDELVDLTKANARQIF
- a CDS encoding magnesium and cobalt transport protein CorA produces the protein MSTDRPFVREPAQRRDGYGFTIPKKVPIAPEQAPRTVTGNAVYIAGERVASPASLAETAALLRANPEAMAWIGLYQPDPDDLIELGDLFGLHELAVEDAIQAHQRSKLERYDDTLFVVLRAARYLDATEEIEFGELHIFTGANFVITVRHGRSPDLGVVRRRMEADPQMLAFGSEGIVYAILDAVVDGYAPVLEGLANDIEEIEDQVFTGSAAVSRRIYELSQEIVEFHEAVRPLRGIIGGLAAGFSKYEVAEDLQEYLRDVADHAASALEESEGFRLTLRDVLALNAALVAQRQNEEMKGLAEASNAQNEDMKKISAWAGILFAPTMITGLYGMNFINMPELNWRAGYPFALALMFSSSLIMWLMFRRKGWI